One part of the Solea solea chromosome 1, fSolSol10.1, whole genome shotgun sequence genome encodes these proteins:
- the oprk1 gene encoding kappa-type opioid receptor, which yields MDSSVVHIFKEDRCPQEECVPNFTWQPGLPDIYNYTPNGTWDAEPEPMSPLIPIIVAVYTVVFVVGLVGNCLVMYVIIRYTKMKTATNIYIFNLAVADALVTTTMPFQSTDYLLSSWPFGEVACKVFISIDYYNMFTSIFTLTMMSVDRYVAVCHPIKALDIRTPVKAKIINVIIWVLSSAAGIPAMILGSTKTNNGTTECALQFPEPYIYWDTLMKICVFIFGFVAPVIIITVCYTLMVMRLKSVRLLSGSREKDRNLRRITRLVLVVVAVFVVCWTPIHIFILVKALSANVPETTAVMAAYFFCVALGYTNSSLNPILYAFLDENFKRCFRDFCCPGARGHGDCQGVSRVRSTLRDHTCPAKGPGSARQARPV from the exons atggacagcAGCGTGGTGCACATCTTCAAGGAGGACCGGTGTCCGCAGGAGGAGTGTGTCCCAAACTTCACCTGGCAACCGGGCTTACCGGACATCTACAACTACACACCCAACGGCACATGGGACGCGGAGCCCGAGCCCATGTCGCCCCTAATCCCGATCATAGTCGCCGTGTACACCGTGGTGTTCGTGGTGGGCTTGGTGGGCAACTGTTTGGTGATGTATGTCATCATTAg GTACACCAAAATGAAAACCGCCACCAACATCTACATCTTCAACCTGGCCGTGGCTGACGCTCTGGTCACCACCACCATGCCCTTCCAGAGCACCGACTACCTGCTCAGCTCCTGGCCGTTTGGTGAGGTGGCGTGCAAGGTCTTCATCTCCATCGATTACTACAACATGTTCACCAGCATCTTCACCCTGACCATGATGAGTGTGGACCGCTACGTGGCCGTATGCCACCCGATCAAGGCTCTGGACATCCGCACTCCCGTCAAAGCCAAGATCATCAACGTGATCATCTGGGTGCTGTCGTCGGCTGCCGGAATCCCCGCCATGATACTCGGCAGCACCAAAACAAATAATG GGACTACCGAGTGTGCCCTGCAGTTCCCTGAGCCCTACATCTACTGGGACACACTGATGAAGATCTGCGTCTTCATCTTTGGCTTTGTGGcgcctgtcatcatcatcactgtctgcTACACACTGATGGTCATGCGTCTGAAGAGTGTGCGCCTCCTGTCGGGCTCACGTGAGAAGGACCGCAACCTGAGGCGGATCACGCgtctggtgctggtggtggtggccgTCTTCGTGGTGTGCTGGACGCCCATCCACATCTTCATCCTGGTCAAGGCGCTGTCGGCCAACGTGCCCGAGACCACCGCCGTCATGGCTGCGTATTTCTTCTGCGTGGCGCTGGGCTACACCAACAGCAGCCTCAACCCCATCCTCTACGCCTTCCTGGATGAGAACTTCAAGAGGTGCTTCAGAGACTTTTGCTGCCCCGGTGCACGGGGGCATGGGGACTGCCAAGGGGTGAGCCGGGTGAGGAGCACACTGCGGGACCACACATGTCCCGCTAAAGGTCCTGGAAGCGCGAGGCAGGCTAGGCCCGTATGA